AATTCCTTCAGTATTCCATTGGCATCGGTCAGGTATTGTCCGACACTGTATTTGCATTCAATACCGACGTGGCCAATTAAATAATGCGGAACTCTCTCCAACATCCATGGGTCCGGTTTGGCAGTGCCTATGTCCAGCCTTTGGTAGACCTGACGACTATCAGCAGAAACAATGGAGGTTTGAAATTTGGAAGCCAACTCAAAAGCCAGTTGTGATTTGCCGGACGCTGTTGGCCCAGAAAGAATAATCAGGGTTTTAGACATTGATAAAAACAACCAAAGCTTTTATTTCAATTCACTTAAGTCAGAGCAAAATTAGTGTAATTTTGCGGCCAGATGTTATACCGTATCTTTAAAATAATAGTTGGGGCTGCCTTTCGATTCTATTTTAGAAAAATAACCATCATTGGTCGAGAAAATATTCCTGACAAAGGCCCCTTATTAATGTTGTGCAATCACCCAAGTTCATTTATGGAAGCCATGTTGCTGGCTTGCTTTCAACATAGAACCCTGCATTTTTTAGTGAGAGGAGATATGTTTGAAAAAAAATGGCTCAAGCCCATTTTGACACTGACAAACCAGATTCCGATCTTTCGAAGAAGAGATGGTTTTGAAAAATTGCGAAACAACCGAAGTACATTTGAATACTGTTTTGACATTCTGTCACAAAACAAGGCGGTACTTATTTTTCCGGAGGCCAACACATCGATGGTGAGGTATTTGCGCCCTTTACAAAAAGGAGCTGCAAGATTGGCAATAGGCACATTGACCGAAAGAGAAGTTCGCGAATTAACGGTGATCCCATGTGGTGTTAATTTTAGAAATATTCTAAAAAGCGGAGATGACGCACTGGTGATCTTTGGCAAAGGTATATCGATCCGCAATTTTTTGAACAACCATCCCGCAAATAGCGAACAACTTGAAAAATTAACACAATTGTTTACAGATGAAATGGATCAGGTGGTATTGAGTATACCGGAAGGTCTCTCCGTGGAATTGTACGATCAATTATGCGATATTGTATGGCCCAAAAATTTAAATAAATTAATAGGTCAGGAACTAAAAACATGGCATGATTCTACCATTCAAGCCATGCAAAAACAGGAAAACAATTTAATAAAATTAGTCACAGAATACACGGATCAAAATAGAAAAATAAGGGAATTGGAATTTTACCATAAAAATTCTTTTTTGATCAGACTGGGCCATCAGTTGGGTCTGTTTTTAGCTTTTATTTTTGGAATACCGGGATTTGTATTGTTTTGCATTCCTTTGGCGCTGGGAAGATGGTTTGGTGTCAAAAAAATAAAAAGCAAAGAATTTATTCCACCGGTGAGACTTGCTGTAACAATTCTGTTGGTTCTGATCGAGCTTATCCTGCTCTTTTTCATCGGATACGCCTTCTTACCGGCTCACACCGTATTATTGATTCTAATGTGCAGTCTTATTTCTCTTTACCTAATGGTGTACTTTATCCAACACTTCCCCGATAAAAAAGCATCATTGTCTCCTGGATTAAAAAAAATAAAAAAAGAACATCAGTTGCTCAGGATGCAGATTGTTGAACTCGTGCGCTACAATTAAAGCAGATCCTTAAGGCTTTGATACCACTCCTTCCAATCGGGACGTTTTTTTAAAACTGTCTCGTTGTACTCCTGCAAGACAATACTTTCATCCTGATCAACTTGTTGCATTGTATGAATTAGGACCGGTGCAATCTGGTTTGCGGTCAGTTTGTTTTGATTAAAATAATGAGACTGGATTCTTGCATGATGCAATATAGAGATGGCTTCTGCAGGACTCAGGTGCGATTTGCTGGATCTGATCTTCTGTTTACCATCCAACGTTTTTCCTTGTCTCAATTCTCTGAACAGGATCACAAGTTGTTCCAATTGTTTTTTCTGGACTTCGGGCAGATCAAT
This window of the Saprospiraceae bacterium genome carries:
- a CDS encoding 1-acyl-sn-glycerol-3-phosphate acyltransferase; the protein is MLYRIFKIIVGAAFRFYFRKITIIGRENIPDKGPLLMLCNHPSSFMEAMLLACFQHRTLHFLVRGDMFEKKWLKPILTLTNQIPIFRRRDGFEKLRNNRSTFEYCFDILSQNKAVLIFPEANTSMVRYLRPLQKGAARLAIGTLTEREVRELTVIPCGVNFRNILKSGDDALVIFGKGISIRNFLNNHPANSEQLEKLTQLFTDEMDQVVLSIPEGLSVELYDQLCDIVWPKNLNKLIGQELKTWHDSTIQAMQKQENNLIKLVTEYTDQNRKIRELEFYHKNSFLIRLGHQLGLFLAFIFGIPGFVLFCIPLALGRWFGVKKIKSKEFIPPVRLAVTILLVLIELILLFFIGYAFLPAHTVLLILMCSLISLYLMVYFIQHFPDKKASLSPGLKKIKKEHQLLRMQIVELVRYN